Proteins encoded together in one Aeromonas encheleia window:
- the malF gene encoding maltose ABC transporter permease MalF, which yields MEVVPSIESYAGPKDKHTWLKWTLAALVAILNGYAAVMMYASGEWVFALLDLVVVSVGLYVFMNKKTYAHRYIFPGVAGMVVFIIFPLAYTIGIAFTNYSGANLLSLEQAREYHLKKSYKVTGGEFDFTLLGGENNQFQLLLQQDDQSFISQPLTLLNNQARTQAVREGKVQDGVQVVQLQPLNGESVGQAAPIRAIVDHRTNLNALDLVLPDGKIHLTMSSLRKFAAQKPLYTQLVDGAVLKSGVVIKDSNLLRDNQSGELMLPNGDTGFYQYIDADGQFVGKGMAPGFVVSVGWKNFARIMTDPGIQGPFMQIFVWTVIFSACSVVFTLAIGMVMACLVQWEQLRGRGFYRVMLILPYAIPAFISILVFKGLFNQNFGEINLFLEAAFGIKPDWYTTPFLAKVMILIVNTWLGYPYMMILCMGLLKAIPEDLYEASAMDGAGPVQNFFKITVPLLMKPLTPLLIASFAFNFNNFVLIQLLTNGAPDIIGASTPAGTTDLLVNYTYRIAFQGSGGQDYGLASAIATAIFLIVGALALLNLKLSKADKQL from the coding sequence ATGGAAGTAGTACCTTCTATTGAATCCTATGCCGGTCCGAAGGATAAGCACACCTGGCTTAAGTGGACCCTCGCAGCCCTGGTAGCCATCCTCAACGGTTATGCAGCCGTGATGATGTACGCCAGCGGTGAGTGGGTATTCGCTCTGCTCGATCTGGTGGTGGTCTCCGTCGGTCTGTATGTCTTCATGAACAAGAAGACCTATGCCCACCGCTATATCTTCCCCGGTGTGGCTGGCATGGTTGTTTTTATCATCTTCCCTCTTGCCTACACGATCGGCATCGCCTTCACCAACTACTCGGGTGCCAACCTGCTCTCCCTCGAGCAGGCACGGGAATACCATCTGAAAAAAAGCTACAAGGTGACCGGCGGTGAATTCGATTTCACCCTCTTGGGTGGTGAGAACAATCAGTTTCAGCTGCTGTTGCAACAGGACGACCAATCCTTTATCAGTCAACCCCTTACTCTGCTGAATAACCAGGCTCGCACCCAGGCCGTCCGCGAGGGCAAGGTGCAGGATGGCGTCCAGGTTGTTCAGTTGCAGCCCCTGAACGGGGAGTCCGTCGGCCAGGCGGCACCCATCCGGGCCATCGTCGATCACCGTACCAACCTCAATGCGCTGGATCTGGTGCTGCCGGATGGCAAGATCCACCTGACCATGAGCAGCCTGCGCAAGTTTGCCGCCCAGAAGCCGCTCTATACCCAGCTGGTGGACGGCGCCGTGCTCAAGTCCGGGGTGGTGATCAAGGACAGCAATCTGCTGCGTGACAACCAGAGTGGCGAGCTGATGCTGCCCAACGGTGACACCGGCTTCTACCAGTACATCGATGCCGATGGCCAGTTTGTCGGCAAGGGCATGGCCCCCGGTTTCGTGGTGAGCGTGGGCTGGAAGAACTTCGCCCGCATCATGACAGACCCGGGCATCCAGGGTCCCTTCATGCAGATCTTCGTCTGGACCGTGATCTTCTCCGCCTGTTCGGTCGTCTTCACCCTGGCCATCGGCATGGTGATGGCCTGTCTGGTGCAGTGGGAACAACTCAGGGGGCGCGGCTTCTACCGGGTCATGCTGATCCTGCCCTATGCGATCCCGGCGTTCATCTCCATCCTGGTGTTCAAGGGCTTGTTCAACCAGAACTTCGGTGAGATCAACCTGTTCCTGGAAGCGGCGTTCGGCATCAAGCCGGACTGGTACACCACCCCCTTCCTGGCCAAGGTGATGATCCTCATCGTCAACACCTGGCTCGGCTACCCCTACATGATGATCCTCTGCATGGGGCTGCTCAAGGCGATCCCGGAGGACCTCTACGAGGCGTCGGCCATGGACGGTGCGGGTCCGGTACAGAACTTCTTCAAGATCACGGTACCGCTGTTGATGAAGCCGCTCACGCCGCTGCTGATCGCATCCTTTGCGTTCAACTTCAACAACTTCGTCCTCATCCAGTTGTTGACCAACGGGGCGCCGGACATCATAGGGGCCAGTACGCCCGCCGGGACCACCGATCTGCTGGTGAACTACACCTACCGGATCGCGTTCCAGGGCTCGGGTGGTCAGGACTACGGTCTGGCCAGTGCCATCGCCACCGCCATCTTCCTGATCGTCGGCGCGCTCGCACTGCTCAACCTGAAATTGTCCAAAGCCGACAAGCAACTGTAA
- the malG gene encoding maltose ABC transporter permease MalG, translated as MAIVQPKSVKYRVWATHLVMWGFLALIIFPVIMVIAISFRNGNFSVGEIIPSDPTLDHWKLALGMSITNADGSITPPPFPVLTWLWNSIKIAGITAVMIVALSTTCAYAFARLRFRGKQTILQGMLIFQMFPAVLALVAIYALFNKIGDYIPWLGLNTHGGLILAYMGGIALHVWTIKGYFETIDSSLEEAAAIDGATPWQAFRLILLPLSVPILAVVFILAFIGTITEVPVASILLQDVNNLTLAVGAQQYLYPQNYLWGDFAAAAVLSGLPITVVFLLAQRWLVGGLTAGGVKG; from the coding sequence ATGGCAATCGTACAACCCAAGTCAGTCAAATACCGGGTGTGGGCAACCCACCTGGTCATGTGGGGCTTCCTCGCGCTGATCATCTTCCCGGTGATCATGGTTATCGCCATCTCGTTTCGTAACGGCAACTTCTCGGTGGGGGAGATCATCCCCTCCGATCCGACCCTGGATCACTGGAAGCTGGCGCTGGGCATGTCCATCACCAACGCCGATGGCAGCATCACGCCGCCACCCTTCCCGGTGCTGACCTGGCTGTGGAACTCCATCAAGATCGCGGGCATCACCGCCGTGATGATAGTGGCGCTGTCGACCACCTGTGCCTATGCGTTTGCCCGCCTGCGGTTCCGTGGCAAGCAGACCATCCTGCAGGGGATGCTGATCTTCCAGATGTTCCCGGCGGTGCTGGCGCTGGTGGCCATCTATGCGCTGTTCAACAAGATCGGTGACTACATCCCCTGGCTGGGTCTCAACACCCACGGCGGCCTGATCCTGGCCTATATGGGCGGCATAGCGCTGCACGTCTGGACCATCAAGGGCTACTTCGAGACCATCGACTCCTCCCTGGAGGAGGCGGCGGCCATCGACGGCGCCACCCCGTGGCAGGCTTTCCGCCTGATCCTGTTGCCCCTGTCGGTGCCCATCCTGGCGGTGGTATTCATTCTGGCCTTCATCGGCACCATCACCGAGGTGCCCGTGGCCTCCATCCTGCTGCAGGATGTGAACAACCTGACCCTGGCGGTCGGTGCCCAGCAATACCTCTATCCGCAGAACTATCTGTGGGGTGACTTCGCGGCCGCCGCCGTGCTGTCCGGTCTGCCCATCACAGTGGTGTTCCTGCTGGCTCAGCGCTGGCTGGTGGGCGGTCTCACCGCTGGCGGGGTGAAAGGTTAA
- a CDS encoding ABC transporter ATP-binding protein, with product MAEVVLNNVRKNYDPAVHKDTLRNINLAIKEGEFIVFVGPSGCGKSTLLRMIAGLEDITSGELTIGGRYMNDVPPVERNVGMVFQSYALYPHMNIYENMAFGLKLKKMDKENIHKRVMRAAEILGLEPLLDRKPKALSGGQRQRVAIGRSIVQQPQVFLFDEPLSNLDAALRVKMRIEIAKLHKELNSTIIYVTHDQVEAMTLANRIVVLSPLKGEAETNLEQFGTPLDLYHNPDNKFVAGFIGSPKMNFLAGELQEIGEQECVVRLTSGDTVRARIDARSGAVGDKVELGVRPEHLVTLDHPHAHSKVTGIVQVAEHLGAESFVYMDVDGHDFTVKAHSDIDVATGQQYSVGIPAEACYLFDAKEQAFPRTAKYIRA from the coding sequence ATGGCTGAAGTAGTACTCAACAACGTTCGCAAGAACTACGATCCGGCGGTCCACAAGGACACGCTGCGCAACATCAACCTGGCCATCAAGGAAGGGGAGTTCATCGTCTTCGTCGGCCCGTCCGGTTGTGGCAAGTCCACCCTGCTGCGGATGATCGCCGGCCTGGAGGACATCACCAGCGGTGAGCTGACCATAGGCGGCCGCTACATGAACGACGTGCCGCCGGTGGAGCGCAACGTCGGCATGGTGTTCCAGTCCTACGCCCTCTACCCGCACATGAACATCTACGAGAACATGGCCTTCGGCCTCAAGCTCAAGAAGATGGACAAGGAGAACATCCACAAGCGGGTGATGCGCGCCGCCGAGATCCTGGGGCTTGAGCCGCTGCTGGACCGCAAGCCCAAGGCACTCTCCGGCGGCCAGCGTCAGCGGGTGGCCATAGGTCGTTCCATCGTACAACAGCCGCAGGTGTTCCTGTTCGACGAACCCCTGTCGAACCTGGATGCCGCGCTGCGGGTCAAGATGCGTATCGAGATCGCCAAGCTGCACAAGGAGCTCAACTCCACCATCATCTACGTGACCCACGATCAGGTGGAGGCCATGACCCTGGCCAACCGCATCGTGGTACTGAGCCCGCTCAAGGGCGAGGCCGAGACCAACCTGGAGCAGTTTGGCACGCCGCTCGATCTCTACCACAACCCGGACAACAAGTTCGTGGCGGGCTTCATCGGCTCTCCCAAGATGAACTTCCTGGCGGGCGAGCTGCAGGAGATAGGCGAGCAGGAGTGTGTGGTCAGGCTGACCTCAGGCGACACCGTGCGTGCCCGGATCGATGCCCGCAGCGGCGCGGTCGGTGACAAGGTCGAGCTGGGGGTGCGCCCCGAGCATCTGGTGACTCTGGATCACCCCCATGCCCACAGCAAGGTGACCGGCATAGTGCAGGTGGCCGAGCATCTGGGGGCCGAGTCCTTCGTCTATATGGACGTGGATGGCCACGACTTCACCGTCAAGGCGCACTCCGACATCGACGTGGCCACCGGCCAGCAGTACAGCGTCGGCATCCCGGCCGAGGCGTGCTACCTGTTCGATGCCAAGGAGCAGGCCTTCCCGCGCACGGCGAAATATATCCGCGCCTGA
- a CDS encoding alpha/beta fold hydrolase — protein sequence MKRLMEIAGRQLAYLDEGQGPVLLFGHSYLWDSAMWAPQVAALKGQYRCIVPELWGHGDSDALPEGPCSLATLARDHLALLDALGVDEFVLVGLSIGGMWGVELTRLAPTRLKGLVLMDSFVGWEPQIPCERYLAMLAAIEQLGSIPAPIVEQVAPLFFAHQPDAALMAGFKARLASWPADKVASLVAVGRSFVTREDRMEWLEEITVPSLVMTGCEDKARPVLEGYLMAETLACPFKEIPAAGHISTLENPEFVNRALAEFLASL from the coding sequence ATGAAGAGATTGATGGAGATAGCAGGTCGTCAGCTGGCCTATCTGGACGAGGGCCAGGGCCCGGTCCTGTTGTTTGGCCACAGCTATCTGTGGGACAGCGCCATGTGGGCGCCGCAAGTGGCCGCCCTCAAGGGGCAGTACCGCTGCATAGTGCCCGAGCTGTGGGGGCACGGCGACTCCGATGCGCTGCCGGAAGGGCCCTGCTCCCTGGCGACCCTGGCCCGGGATCACCTGGCCCTGCTCGATGCCCTCGGCGTGGATGAGTTCGTGCTGGTAGGGCTCTCCATCGGGGGCATGTGGGGCGTGGAGCTGACCAGGCTGGCGCCGACGCGCCTCAAGGGACTGGTGCTGATGGACAGCTTCGTCGGCTGGGAGCCCCAGATCCCCTGCGAGCGCTATCTCGCCATGCTCGCCGCCATCGAGCAGCTTGGCAGCATACCGGCGCCCATCGTGGAGCAGGTGGCGCCCTTGTTCTTCGCCCATCAACCGGATGCGGCGCTGATGGCGGGCTTCAAGGCACGCCTCGCCAGCTGGCCAGCGGACAAGGTAGCGAGCCTGGTGGCGGTGGGGCGCAGCTTCGTGACCCGTGAGGATCGCATGGAGTGGCTCGAAGAGATCACGGTGCCGAGCCTAGTGATGACCGGCTGTGAGGACAAGGCCCGCCCCGTGCTGGAAGGCTATCTGATGGCCGAGACGCTGGCCTGCCCCTTCAAGGAGATCCCGGCCGCGGGCCATATCTCGACCCTGGAGAACCCCGAGTTCGTCAACCGGGCGCTGGCCGAGTTTCTGGCCAGCCTGTGA
- a CDS encoding MipA/OmpV family protein: MTPIRQLAATCSLLLLLSPVARAEVDLGSLDIFVQDSPTSPVPKGLVLGGAVIGGNARYQGQDDTALALPGFIYFGEQFMFLGDRARYYFHKDDSFAAYGYGRVRFGNLDPDDAPELAGMEEREWELEGGVGASLITPYALLSTRLSTDVTGTSNGQELLLWADFPILRDKLLIMPGMGVMIRSSKLANYYFGGVSGNEATAQRPEWDTGTTFSPMAALITSYRFSPHWIGMFAANYEFYDKDVANSPIVQHDGELYAGFAVGYIW; this comes from the coding sequence ATGACACCAATCCGTCAGCTTGCCGCCACCTGTTCCCTCTTGCTGTTGCTTTCCCCCGTCGCCCGGGCCGAGGTCGATCTCGGCTCACTCGATATCTTCGTGCAGGACAGTCCGACCAGCCCGGTGCCCAAGGGGCTGGTGCTGGGCGGTGCCGTCATCGGCGGCAATGCCCGCTATCAGGGCCAGGACGATACCGCCCTCGCACTGCCCGGTTTCATCTACTTTGGCGAGCAGTTCATGTTCCTCGGGGACAGGGCCCGCTACTACTTCCACAAGGATGACAGCTTCGCCGCCTACGGTTACGGCAGGGTGCGCTTTGGCAACCTGGACCCCGACGATGCCCCCGAGCTGGCGGGCATGGAGGAGCGCGAGTGGGAGCTGGAGGGTGGCGTCGGCGCCAGCCTGATCACCCCCTATGCCCTGCTCAGCACCCGGCTCAGCACGGACGTCACCGGGACCAGCAACGGCCAGGAGCTGCTGCTGTGGGCCGACTTCCCCATACTGCGGGACAAGCTGCTCATCATGCCCGGCATGGGGGTGATGATCCGCAGCAGCAAGCTGGCGAACTACTACTTTGGCGGCGTCTCGGGGAATGAGGCCACGGCCCAGCGTCCCGAGTGGGACACCGGCACCACCTTCTCCCCCATGGCCGCCCTCATCACCAGCTACCGCTTCAGCCCCCACTGGATCGGCATGTTTGCCGCCAACTACGAGTTCTATGACAAAGACGTCGCCAACAGCCCCATAGTCCAGCACGATGGGGAGCTCTACGCCGGCTTCGCCGTGGGTTACATCTGGTAG
- a CDS encoding AI-2E family transporter encodes MLEVLKRWYQTRFSDPAAVTLFLLLVFCFAVLWLFGDLLAPLLVALVMAYLLEWPVIRLQRAGLSRTLATSLVLLLFVALTTMALLGLIPTLVSQGINLAKEAPAMLAHAQDYVRGLPDKYPDVVDISLVETLIDNIRQRILTGGEQLVSASLSSLVNVVAILIYVILVPLMVFFMLKDKQVLMGSLRRFLPRNRTLVNRVWVEMNDQIINYIRGKVIEILIVGVATYIPFALMGLRYSVLLAVAVGLSALIPYIGVAVVTIPVAMVALFQWGLTPDFAWLMVAYLVVQGLDGNLLVPLLFSEAVNLHPVAIIIAVLVFGGLWGFWGIFFAIPLATLVKAVLNAWPKRDDSIPVA; translated from the coding sequence ATGTTAGAAGTCTTGAAGCGCTGGTATCAGACCCGTTTTTCCGATCCGGCTGCCGTCACCCTGTTCCTGCTGCTGGTGTTCTGCTTCGCCGTGCTCTGGCTGTTCGGCGATCTGCTGGCGCCGCTGCTGGTGGCGCTGGTGATGGCCTATCTGCTGGAGTGGCCGGTGATCCGGCTGCAACGGGCCGGGCTCTCCCGCACCCTGGCCACCAGCCTGGTGCTGTTGCTGTTCGTCGCGCTGACCACCATGGCCCTGCTGGGGTTGATCCCGACCCTGGTGAGCCAGGGCATCAACCTGGCCAAGGAGGCGCCCGCCATGCTGGCCCACGCCCAGGACTATGTGCGTGGGCTGCCGGATAAATACCCTGACGTCGTCGACATCAGCCTGGTCGAGACCCTGATCGACAACATCCGCCAACGCATCCTGACCGGCGGCGAACAGCTGGTGAGCGCCTCCCTGAGTTCGCTGGTCAACGTGGTCGCCATCCTGATCTACGTCATCCTGGTGCCGCTGATGGTGTTCTTCATGCTCAAGGACAAGCAGGTGCTGATGGGCAGCCTGCGCCGCTTCCTGCCGCGCAACCGCACCCTGGTCAACCGGGTCTGGGTGGAGATGAACGATCAGATCATCAACTATATCCGTGGCAAGGTGATCGAGATCCTCATCGTCGGAGTGGCCACCTACATCCCCTTCGCCCTGATGGGACTGCGCTACTCGGTGCTGCTGGCGGTGGCGGTCGGCCTGTCTGCGCTCATCCCCTACATCGGGGTCGCGGTGGTGACCATCCCCGTCGCCATGGTGGCCCTGTTCCAGTGGGGGCTGACCCCCGACTTTGCCTGGCTGATGGTGGCCTATCTGGTGGTACAGGGTCTGGATGGCAACCTGCTGGTGCCCCTGCTGTTCTCCGAGGCGGTCAACCTGCACCCGGTCGCCATCATCATCGCCGTGCTGGTGTTCGGCGGCCTGTGGGGCTTCTGGGGGATCTTCTTCGCCATTCCACTCGCGACCCTGGTCAAGGCGGTGCTCAATGCCTGGCCCAAGCGGGACGACTCCATCCCGGTCGCCTAA
- a CDS encoding sulfurtransferase TusA family protein: protein MEQQWEQLDLTPWRCPEPLIRLKLWLRRAQPGQSLHILLGDPGSRQDIPAWLRRQGHQVLQLQESEACLSLQLVVGVMPSS, encoded by the coding sequence ATGGAACAGCAATGGGAACAGCTCGACCTGACCCCCTGGCGTTGTCCCGAGCCCCTCATCCGGCTCAAGCTCTGGCTGCGCCGCGCCCAACCCGGCCAATCCCTGCACATCCTGCTGGGAGATCCCGGCTCAAGACAGGACATACCGGCCTGGCTGCGTCGCCAGGGCCATCAGGTTCTGCAACTGCAGGAGTCCGAAGCCTGCCTCTCTTTGCAGCTAGTCGTCGGGGTCATGCCGTCGTCATGA
- the bepA gene encoding beta-barrel assembly-enhancing protease: MARFSPLMASLPMLVSLMGATFHAQASNQLPDIGTAGVAALPIEQEVRYGNAFMRFARAGLPIIDDPVLSEYIDDLGQRLLTNADGVRFPFTFFLINDPSINAAAFLGGRVKVHTGLFLYADSESELASVLAHEITHVTQRHIARYMEAQASSSAMTLAGLVGSIALAVINPTAGIAALQATLGLSMQSAINYTRDNEYEADRIGMKTLYDAGFDPMGMATFFQKLAAEYRYASKPPEMLLTHPLPETRISEARSRASSYGLRTLPPSLDFWLAKVRIQVRYGTESPQGLLTYFDSRLQKGDYPLKDAALYGKALVLLQLKRTDEADALMQQLAARHPEDLFMVDALTDIDLAKGRSAQAIARLERFRTRMPDNEVVVVNLGNAYLEAGNYKKSIAILDPYAREHEENSLAWSLLSDAYRKAGRMTDLHMARAETLSLRGDYQAAIDELIVARGTTSDKLTLARIEARITQLERAKKDLDSLKG, encoded by the coding sequence GTGGCCCGTTTTTCCCCCTTGATGGCATCGCTTCCCATGCTGGTTTCCCTGATGGGGGCCACCTTCCATGCCCAGGCGAGCAACCAGCTGCCCGACATCGGTACCGCCGGGGTCGCAGCCCTGCCCATCGAGCAGGAAGTGCGCTATGGCAATGCCTTCATGCGTTTCGCCAGGGCGGGTCTGCCCATCATCGACGATCCCGTGCTGAGCGAGTACATCGATGATCTCGGTCAGCGCCTGCTCACCAACGCCGATGGGGTGCGTTTCCCGTTTACCTTCTTCCTCATCAACGATCCCAGCATCAACGCGGCCGCCTTCCTGGGGGGCCGGGTCAAGGTGCACACCGGGCTGTTCCTCTACGCCGACAGCGAGAGCGAGCTCGCCTCGGTGCTGGCCCACGAAATCACCCACGTGACCCAGCGCCACATCGCCCGTTACATGGAGGCGCAGGCCAGCAGCTCGGCCATGACCCTGGCCGGTCTGGTGGGTTCCATCGCGCTCGCGGTGATCAACCCCACCGCCGGTATCGCCGCCCTGCAGGCGACGCTCGGGCTGTCGATGCAGTCGGCCATCAACTACACCCGCGACAACGAATACGAAGCGGACCGGATCGGCATGAAGACCCTGTATGACGCCGGTTTCGATCCCATGGGCATGGCCACCTTCTTCCAGAAGCTGGCGGCCGAGTACCGCTACGCCAGCAAGCCGCCTGAGATGCTGCTCACTCACCCGTTGCCCGAGACCCGGATCAGCGAGGCCCGCTCCCGCGCCAGCAGCTATGGGCTACGGACCCTGCCGCCCAGCCTCGATTTCTGGCTGGCCAAGGTGCGCATCCAGGTGCGCTATGGCACCGAGAGCCCGCAGGGGCTGCTCACCTACTTCGACAGCCGGTTGCAGAAGGGGGATTATCCCCTCAAGGATGCCGCCCTCTACGGCAAGGCGCTGGTGCTGCTGCAGCTCAAGCGCACCGACGAGGCCGATGCCCTGATGCAGCAGCTGGCGGCGCGCCATCCCGAAGACCTGTTCATGGTGGATGCCCTGACCGACATCGATCTCGCCAAGGGGCGCAGTGCCCAGGCCATCGCCCGGCTGGAGCGGTTCCGCACCCGCATGCCGGACAACGAGGTGGTGGTGGTCAACCTCGGCAACGCCTATCTGGAGGCGGGGAACTACAAGAAGTCTATCGCCATCCTGGATCCCTACGCCCGGGAGCACGAGGAGAACAGCCTGGCCTGGAGCCTGCTGTCCGATGCCTATCGCAAGGCCGGACGGATGACGGATTTGCACATGGCCAGGGCGGAGACGCTCTCCCTGCGTGGGGATTATCAGGCCGCCATCGACGAGCTGATCGTGGCCCGTGGCACCACCAGCGACAAGCTGACCCTGGCCCGCATCGAGGCCCGTATCACCCAGCTGGAGCGGGCGAAGAAGGATCTGGACAGCCTGAAGGGCTGA
- a CDS encoding TlpA family protein disulfide reductase, producing the protein MHRVSARGLKMKRICWLFVATLLGACSPPPGFTDAAGKQVALAEFADKPLLVNYFAPWCAPCLREMPLLAALQREGRIRVIAINYDPASPAELTELAQRYRIAVPLMIPLDEASLPFPRPSALPTSYLLDEEGRLQETLQGELDEAKLAALSAWAARGQ; encoded by the coding sequence ATGCACAGGGTAAGCGCAAGGGGACTGAAAATGAAACGAATTTGTTGGCTGTTTGTGGCCACTCTGCTGGGGGCCTGTTCGCCGCCCCCCGGCTTCACCGATGCCGCCGGCAAGCAGGTTGCGCTGGCCGAATTCGCCGACAAGCCGCTGCTGGTCAACTACTTCGCCCCCTGGTGCGCCCCCTGCCTGCGGGAGATGCCGCTGCTCGCGGCGCTGCAGCGGGAGGGCAGGATCAGGGTCATCGCCATCAACTATGATCCGGCCTCCCCCGCCGAGCTGACCGAGCTGGCCCAACGCTACCGGATTGCCGTGCCCCTGATGATCCCCCTCGATGAGGCCAGCCTGCCCTTCCCCCGTCCAAGCGCGCTGCCCACCAGCTATCTGCTCGATGAAGAAGGACGGTTGCAAGAGACCCTGCAGGGGGAGCTCGACGAAGCCAAGCTCGCCGCCCTCAGCGCCTGGGCGGCGAGAGGCCAATAG
- the arsC gene encoding arsenate reductase (glutaredoxin) (This arsenate reductase requires both glutathione and glutaredoxin to convert arsenate to arsenite, after which the efflux transporter formed by ArsA and ArsB can extrude the arsenite from the cell, providing resistance.): MSETQIYHNPRCSKSRETLALLEQHGIAPEVVLYLEQAPSEAQIRTLLAQLGFEDPRQLMRTKEDLYRELELAAQSGDALISAMHQHPKLIERPIVIRDGKARIGRPPEQVLEILK, from the coding sequence ATGAGCGAGACCCAAATTTACCACAACCCGCGCTGCTCCAAGAGCCGTGAAACCCTGGCCCTGCTGGAGCAGCACGGGATCGCCCCTGAGGTGGTGCTCTATCTGGAACAGGCGCCGAGCGAGGCACAAATTCGGACCCTGCTGGCGCAGCTCGGGTTCGAGGATCCCCGCCAGCTGATGCGTACCAAGGAGGATCTCTATCGGGAGTTGGAACTGGCCGCCCAGAGCGGCGATGCCCTCATTAGCGCCATGCACCAGCACCCCAAGCTCATCGAGCGCCCCATCGTCATCCGCGATGGCAAGGCCCGCATCGGTCGCCCGCCGGAGCAGGTGCTGGAGATCCTCAAGTGA
- a CDS encoding DUF2069 domain-containing protein, producing MTTRFARLLTLVGFFGLLAWVILWHLWLSPHPGLNPWLLPVIWTVPLLFPLKGIAQGNPYTHAWGNFVLMPYFLHALTLITTDEGERALAVVELVFTTLAFVGTIYYARLRGRELGLSIRKKKDQAE from the coding sequence GTGACCACTCGCTTCGCCCGCCTGCTGACCCTGGTCGGCTTCTTCGGCCTGCTGGCCTGGGTCATCCTGTGGCATCTGTGGCTCTCGCCCCACCCTGGGCTCAACCCCTGGCTACTGCCGGTTATCTGGACCGTGCCGCTGCTGTTCCCGCTCAAGGGCATAGCGCAAGGTAACCCTTATACCCATGCCTGGGGCAACTTCGTGCTGATGCCCTATTTCCTCCATGCCCTGACCCTGATCACCACGGACGAGGGGGAGCGCGCGCTGGCGGTGGTGGAGTTGGTGTTCACTACGCTCGCCTTCGTCGGCACCATCTACTACGCCCGCCTGCGCGGTCGTGAGCTGGGCCTCAGCATTCGCAAGAAGAAGGATCAGGCCGAATAG
- a CDS encoding acyl carrier protein phosphodiesterase, giving the protein MNYLAHLHLAAHTHSSLTGNLLGDFVKGPLPSTLGPAFDEGIWLHRKIDAFTDAHPEHRAAVGCFEAPWRRFGGILVDMLYDHWLCLHWPQFTAEPLPRFLSESYGQLLADHVLLPDGLPLPLRRMAKQNWIASYHSKEGLTRALNGIGHRLRRPLPLGEALSTLDEAKWRACEQGFLRFYPELILFSEHQLTARRHGAPA; this is encoded by the coding sequence ATGAACTATCTGGCTCACCTGCATCTGGCCGCCCACACCCACAGCTCCCTCACCGGCAATCTGCTGGGGGACTTCGTCAAGGGACCGCTGCCGAGCACCCTGGGCCCCGCCTTTGACGAGGGGATCTGGCTGCATCGCAAGATAGATGCCTTCACCGACGCGCATCCCGAACACAGGGCCGCCGTCGGCTGCTTCGAGGCACCCTGGCGCCGCTTTGGCGGCATCCTGGTCGACATGCTCTACGACCACTGGCTCTGCCTGCACTGGCCGCAATTTACCGCAGAGCCCCTGCCCCGCTTCCTGAGCGAGAGTTATGGCCAACTGCTGGCGGATCACGTCCTGCTGCCGGACGGCCTGCCCCTGCCCCTGCGACGGATGGCGAAGCAGAACTGGATCGCTTCTTACCACAGCAAAGAGGGGCTGACCCGTGCCCTCAACGGCATAGGCCACCGGCTGCGCCGCCCGCTGCCACTGGGGGAGGCGCTCAGCACCCTGGATGAGGCCAAGTGGCGAGCCTGCGAGCAGGGCTTCCTGCGCTTCTACCCCGAGCTGATCCTGTTCAGCGAGCATCAGCTGACGGCCCGTCGCCACGGCGCGCCGGCATAA